ctgaacagaacagaaaaataataaaaagacatttgtCCCTCGGGAATCGTCATTCTGGCACCGGAGAAATACAGCAGCACTTCACGTTAACAACTGCTTTATTTAGGCAAGAGATCAGCAAAGTTTGGCAGGACTTTTTATCATTACGGCAGATGCGCTGTCAGGTTGTACGGTAGGCAGTTGAGAGTCGAAGATAAAGATATTCAGAACAATTTGACAGCCTGCATTCTATTATTCTGGCAATACGGTATACTGTACATACCTAtaggagatgtgtgtgtgtgtgtgtgtgtgtgtgtgtgtgtgtgtgtgtgtgtgtgtgtcatttgtgcTTCAATCGGTCACACTATTCACAGATCTTTTTTGCCTCTTAGCCACAGACTGATTCTATCAGAGGTTGCGATGACCTGTATTGTCCCCGTATTGTCCCCTTTCCGTGAAACCAGAGAAAGATCACAAGAGAACCGAGGAAAAACGGAATAAGGAATCTGAGGCTAGTGGAGATGCGTGAAAGGTGCTAGTAAAGTGTTAGTAGAAGTACGGGTGCGGGGTTAGTCCCTcgaccagagagagagagagagagagttatcTGTTAGCAACGTCTAATgaacatgttaaaatgttaaaaatgtttattaatgtcatcagttctcactttcgtgtgtgtgtgtgtgtgttccatgaATATTTAAAGTGGAAGAAGAGGATGGACCGCTAAGAGATGTCGACCTACTCACTACCGACATATTTATAGTGCAAAATGGCTTGATGGAAGACTCGAGTGTGGAGAGGACAGAGGAACTGATTCTCTTTGCTCATGTTAGGTGTTCCGCTTGTTGCTCCATGCTGGCGATGTCAGTTCACGAGAAGAAATACACTGgaaggaaagagagggaggacaCGGACGTGAAGAACGGAGGAGCTCCTGCTTCATTAGCACCAGAACACAGTAGCTTTGTAGATGAATTATTTAGTATAATGAGGACCTCCTGAATTATTGACATGGCCGCTCCTGCCTCAGGGCGGCTTTTTGGAGCAGAGATGTGACGAGAAGTTGGTTTTTATATCACTGATGCTGACAACAATCAGCACGACGTGGACGGGAACCAGAATGGCGTCTGCTGTACTTCCTGCTCTTAAATAAACTAAacgtactgtatataaaaagaCGGACACTTACAGAAAATGATGCCGACCACAATGACGCCGATGACGcccatcattatcatcatctggaagaagaagaaatgactGGTGAGTTGGAGAAATAACGGCGTCGGGAATCATGGCCGAAAAGAGAACTCTGTGGGTCCAGCGGGGGGAAAACTGCGGAGACGTTTCAGATCACGTCTTCTCTCTCGTCtggtttaaaatgcattaactGGCCGTCCTGATACTGGAATTCGGCTGGAATTCTGAACACGGCTGCAGCGCCTTTCTACAAAAAGGATTCCATTTCCAGCCAAAAACCCTAATTATGAGCCCACGGGTTTCCGATTCCCATTCGCCTGCACCTTATCCCCCCTTTCTcttttgggccagtggtggcctagcgggggcagtggagGTCTAGTTGGGGTGCGGTGGtgttctagcggttaaggaagcggccccgtaatcacaaggttgccagttcgaatcccgatctgccaaggtgccactgagaaaagcaccgtccccacacactgctccccgggcgcctgtcatggctgcccactgctcaccaagggtcatggttaaaagcagaggacaaatttcactgtgtgcaccgtgtgctgtgctgctgtgtgtcacatgtgacaatcacttcactatataGCGCTATAAGCTTCCAAGTTTAGTTTCcaagggtgctagtagcctagcaggtaacacactcgcctatgaaccagaagacccgggttctaatccaacttactaccatcgtgtccctgtgcaagacacttaaccctgagtgtctccagggggactgtccctgtaactactgactgtaagtcgctctggataagggcgtctggtaaatgctgtaaatgtaaatgtagttcacGGTGTGCCGTCACCTTGCAGTTCTTCCACCAGTATTTGTTCTTCAGTTTGGCTGCGCAGCTTTCGAACTGTGAAGCCCCAGCCTGCAGGGCGTCGGCCCGGTCGTCCAGCTCGGACAGCTTCTGATCTCTCTCCAGGACTTTGTCCACGTTCACGCGCATGATGTCTACCACCTAAGGGACATAGGGGGGGTGGAGATGTCCGGTTTGGTAGTGTTGGTGGAGACTGTGTTTCGTTGATGTAAAGAGGTCATATTGAACGGTTCATTAATCATAGTTCCCATaatactacaacacacacacacacacacacacacacacacacacctcgttCACTTGTGCCTGTGTTTGCTGCAGCCGTCTGTTGCTTGAGGTGTTTGGGGGTCCGGCTGGCGCTCCATCGGCTCCCGGTGGCCCGGGGGCAGCGTCGGGGGCGGGGTCAGACCTGGCAGGAGGAGGGCGTGTCGAATTCAGACAGAGAAAAATGacgcggcgtgacgtcacgtcGCCGACAGCCGATTGGCCGACTGAGTGGAAAGTTGAAGTTTGTCGGGCTGCGCAGCATCATcgtcaccatggaaaccagcATGGAAAGTGCTGAGCGCGCTCGGTCCATTCATAAAATCGATCAGCGTTACGGTCAACGCGGTTAACCAATTCATCTTATTTCACGGCGACAACGAATTACTAAAGTAAAACGCTGACTGGCTGACGGATCATTTTCCCCACAGATGTCACGCGTGGAGACATCTAAATGGAATAAAACGCATTTTTACTCACGGAAATGTGTGGAATGGGAGACGCACAGTAAATAAAGGGAATAAACCTGTCGTGTATAAAGCCACCGGAGTCGGGACCGGTGCGGGGAAGGGGGTGTCCGCGTCGACACTCACATTTCCGCAGCAGCAGGACGAGACGATCGTCGGTGTTCGGTACTGGAGAGGCGGAATCACGGGGATCCAGGTCGGAACAGCACGCAGCCAGTCACCCGAACAGAGGAGGGGAACCGTTCACGGGTTGGCGAGTTGGGTCCAGCGGctccgtcctcctcctctggccGGACCGCGGGAACGCGCATTTCGGCTGCAGTGGCGCGTCACCGCCCCGTTGGCGCGGTTGCCAGGTCCAGCGGTTCCAACGTTGCTGCGTTTTCCCCAAATAGCCTCTAACATGCACCAGTTTtctcagggacagtccccctctggagacactcagggttaagtgtcctgctcagggacacgatgatagtaagtggggtttgaacctgtgtgtgtgtgttacacagtaggctactaccacccttatggTAATACACATCTTCACCCTACTtgtcacacatattttatgtttaaaaacatacatttgtaatatttgtttcacttgaatacttgcaatattgaggtcagtagcagtcgcacaagcattaaactgcatatcataccgtgtatggcTGTGAAGAATTAAAAATTTGAATTCAACATACACAACACATAAATGTCGTGCGTGCGTGTTCGAGGCAAAATTGGTTTATGTGCAAGCTGTTCATTTCCatatgcaaaaaacaaaagtagTATCTTCATGTTCAAAGCTAATTATTTCACTAAATTCAACCAAAACACAGCAGAGCGAAAAGCGCGGACCTGGCAACCCACCGGAGTACCGCAGCGATGTCGGATGGGGCGGCGGGGCGACACTGCGGTATCCGACAGGATGGAGGGCAACATGTCGACTCGCCTCCGTTCTCATGTGCGAACTCCTACTCCACGTCCCATTTTAACTCGGTCCAAGTCTGAGATTCGGGGGGGTTCCATTTGCGTCCGAACATTCGGGCCAAACTAGGCTGCACCGAATTTGTCGAAATCAGCAGTTTTGGTGATGAAGCGCAATCTGGAACAAATCACACGCAGAAAGCATGGACCAGTTCCAAGACCAAGATAtcataaaaatttattttaagatGTACAGTTAAACTACATAACCATTTGCTAAATGAATtcaaaataaattcaacaaataaatgtatgaaCTATATATGCTGACATTCACAAACAGACTAGACATGTATAGAACTGTAAATACAGAAGATTCAGTCATTtcacacagttttatttatatCAAATTGAAaagccactgtgctcattaGACATGCATGCAAATTTGCAATTAATCTCTAACTAAACGATCCTTCTATTGAACAAAAGTACACAGGAGAACAGCTTGATGTCTAACTTGCCAATCTTTATTTCGCAGCAATGGGGAGGAAACATAAGCACAAAGACAGGCCTAATTTTTGTAGCCACGGCTGGCTCTACGTCCACGGGCACGCTCGAACTTTCTTCCTTTGGAGCGGACATAGGGCctggaaaaggaaagaaatgcaaatacataaaatgtgaCAAGAACATGCATTAAATAGAATGATCACATTTATCTCATTGCTAAAGGACTAATGCACAGTCAAGACAGGAAGCAGTGGAGGAAGGGGGCAGACACTTACTTGGTGTGGCTGTGGGGTGTTCCAGGTGCTTTGCCAAAATGTCTGTACACCTCCCTGCTCTTGCGGGGACCTTCGGAGACGACACACATTAAaacttaaactttttttttttttaaatacaattctCCAAATAGGCCATTTCCAGACAGAATGGTAGGCAGATAcagtattatttaaatgtttaaaatgtacaaCTAATTGAATCAAGGCACACAATATCTGATTGGATAAGTAAGAATCTTTAATTAAAAGTTGGTTTGAGATATGATGATATGCATTTATGTACAACAACCTCGACGTGGTAAACTGTTAaaaagaggagaaggagaatAAGAAGGAGAAGTCTTACCTGAGAGCAGCACAGTGCCCTGACCCCTAGGGGCGGCCATAGCCAACTGATCAAAGGTCATGACCTGTCCGCCAGATTTGAGGATCCTGCGGCGAGCACCAGCAGTCACTTTCAGAGCACAAATCTGAAATTACAGCGACTGGTCATGAAAAGATCCCGGCGGcggcaccaccaccaccacggtGCTAGTAATTCGATGCTCAGTTTTACCTTGAGCTTGGGAATATCCTGGATTCTGACGTCATCAGTCAC
This genomic stretch from Denticeps clupeoides chromosome 5, fDenClu1.1, whole genome shotgun sequence harbors:
- the vamp1b gene encoding synaptobrevin — its product is MSDPAPDAAPGPPGADGAPAGPPNTSSNRRLQQTQAQVNEVVDIMRVNVDKVLERDQKLSELDDRADALQAGASQFESCAAKLKNKYWWKNCKMMIMMGVIGVIVVGIIFLYFFS
- the rpl18 gene encoding large ribosomal subunit protein eL18, yielding MGVDIRHNKDRKVHRKEPKSQDIYLRLLVKLYRFLARRTDAPFNRVVLKRLFMSKTNRPPMALSRLIRKMKLSGRESKTAVVVGTVTDDVRIQDIPKLKICALKVTAGARRRILKSGGQVMTFDQLAMAAPRGQGTVLLSGPRKSREVYRHFGKAPGTPHSHTKPYVRSKGRKFERARGRRASRGYKN